A stretch of the Neofelis nebulosa isolate mNeoNeb1 chromosome 1, mNeoNeb1.pri, whole genome shotgun sequence genome encodes the following:
- the UNC5A gene encoding netrin receptor UNC5A isoform X2, with amino-acid sequence MAVRPGLWPALLGIVLAAWLHGTGAQQSATVANPVPGANPDLLPHFLVEPEDVYIVKNKPVLLVCKAMPATQIFFKCNGEWVRQVDHVIERSTDDSSDLRKNFEQEPLAKEVSLEQGIVLPCRPPEGIPPAEVEWLRNEDLVDPSLDPNVYITREHSLVVRQARLADTANYTCVAKNIVARRRSASAAVIVYVNGGWSTWTEWSVCSASCGRGWQKRSRSCTNPAPLNGGAFCEGQNVQKTACATLCPVDGSWSPWSKWSACGLDCTHWRSRECSDPAPRNGGEECRGADLDTRNCTSDLCVHTASGPEDVALYVGLIAVAVCLLLLLLVLILVYCRKKEGLDSDVADSSILTSGFQPVSIKPSKADNPHLLTIQPDLSTTTTTCQGSLCPRQDGPSPKFQLANGHLLSPLGGGRHTLHHSSPTSEAEDFVSRLSTQNYFRSLPRGTSNMTYGTFNFLGGRLMIPNTGISLLIPPDAIPRGKIYEIYLTLHKPEDVRLPLAGCQTLLSPIVSCGPPGVLLTRPVILAMDHCGEPCPESWSLRLKKQSCEGSWEDVLHLGEEAPSHLYYCQLEAGACYVFTEQLGRFALVGEALSVAATKRLKLLLFAPVACTSLEYNIRVYCLHDTHDALKEVVQLEKQLGGQLIQEPRVLHFKDSYHNLRLSIHDVPSSLWKSKLLVSYQEIPFYHIWNGTQQYLHCTFTLERVSPSTSDLACKVWVWQVEGDGQSFNINFNITKDTRFAELLALESEGGVPALVGPSAFKIPFLIRQKIITSLDPPCSRGADWRTLAQKLHLDSHLSFFASKPSPTAMILNLWEARHFPNGNLSQLAAAVAGLGQPDAGLFTVSEAEC; translated from the exons GTGCCCAACAGAGTGCCACGGTGGCCAACCCAGTACCCGGCGCCAACCCAGACCTGCTTCCTCACTTCCTGGTGGAGCCTGAGGATGTATACATCGTCAAGAACAAGCCGGTGCTGCTGGTGTGCAAGGCCATGCCTGCCACGCAGATCTTCTTCAAGTGCAACGGGGAGTGGGTACGCCAGGTGGACCATGTGATAGAGCGCAGCACGGACGACAGCAGTG ATTTGCGCAAGAACTTCGAGCAGGAGCCGCTGGCCAAGGAGGTGTCCCTGGAGCAGGGCATCGTGCTACCCTGCCGCCCACCAGAGGGCATCCCTCCGGCTGAG GTGGAGTGGCTCCGGAACGAGGACCTGGTGGACCCGTCCCTGGACCCCAATGTGTACATCACAAGGGAGCACAGCCTGGTGGTGCGACAGGCCCGCCTGGCCGACACGGCCAACTACACCTGCGTGGCCAAGAACATCGTAGCGCGTCGCCGCAGCGCCTCGGCTGCTGTCATCGTCTACG TGAACGGTGGGTGGTCGACGTGGACCGAGTGGTCCGTCTGCAGCGCCAGCTGTGGGCGCGGCTGGCAGAAACGGAGCCGGAGCTGCACCAACCCGGCGCCTCTCAACGGGGGTGCCTTCTGTGAGGGGCAGAATGTCCAGAAAACAGCCTGCGCCACCCTGTGCCCAG TCGATGGCAGCTGGAGCCCATGGAGCAAGTGGTCAGCCTGTGGGCTCGACTGCACCCACTGGCGGAGTCGTGAGTGTTCTGACCCAGCTCCCCGCAATGGAGGCGAGGAGTGCCGGGGCGCTGACCTGGACACCCGAAATTGTACCAGTGACCTCTGCGTGCACA CTGCTTCCGGGCCCGAGGACGTGGCCCTCTACGTGGgcctaattgctgtggctgtgtgcctcctcctgctgctgctcgTCCTCATCCTTGTTTATTGCCGCAAGAAGGAAGGGCTAGACTCAGATGTGGCTGACTCGTCCATACTCACCTCAGGCTTCCAGCCTGTCAGCATCAAGCCCAGCAAAGCAG ACAATCCCCACCTGCTCACCATCCAGCCAGAcctcagcaccaccaccaccacctgccaGGGCAGTCTGTGTCCCCGGCAGGACGGGCCAAGCCCCAAGTTCCAGCTCGCCAATGGGCACCTGCTCAGCCCGCTGGGTGGTGGGCGCCACACGCTGCACCACAGCTCACCCACCTCTGAGGCCGAGGACTTCGTCTCCCGCCTCTCTACCCAGAACTACTTCCGCTCCCTGCCCCGCGGCACCAGCAACATGACCTACGGGACCTTCAACTTCCTCGGGGGACGGCTGATGATCCCTAATACAG GGATCAGCCTCCTCATCCCCCCAGATGCCATACCCCGAGGAAAGATCTACGAGATCTACCTCACGCTGCACAAGCCGGAGGACGTGAG GTTGCCCCTAGCTGGCTGCCAGACCCTGCTGAGTCCCATCGTTAGCTGCGGGCCCCCTGGAGTCCTGCTCACCCGGCCCGTCATCCTCGCCATGGACCACTGTGGGGAGCCCTGCCCGGAGAGCTGGAGCCTGCGCCTCAAAAAGCAGTCCTGTGAGGGCAGCTGGGAG GATGTGCTGCACCTGGGTGAGGAGGCACCCTCCCACCTCTACTACTGCCAGCTGGAGGCCGGCGCCTGCTATGTCTTCACTGAGCAGCTGGGCCGCTTTGCCCTGGTGGGAGAGGCCCTCAGCGTGGCCGCGACCAAGCGCCTCAAGCTGCTCCTGTTTGCCCCCGTGGCCTGCACCTCCCTTGAATACAACATCCGAGTCTACTGCCTACATGATACCCATGACGCACTCAAG GAGGTGGTACAGCTGGAGAAGCAGCTGGGAGGACAGCTGATCCAGGAACCTCGAGTCCTTCACTTCAAGGACAGTTACCACAACCTGCGCTTGTCCATCCACGATGTGCCCAGCTCCCTGTGGAAGAGCAAGCTCCTGGTCAGCTACCAG GAGATCCCCTTCTATCACATCTGGAATGGCACGCAGCAGTACCTGCACTGCACCTTCACCTTGGAGCGCGTCAGCCCCAGCACCAGTGACCTGGCCTGCAAGGTGTGGGTGTGGCAGGTGGAAGGCGATGGGCAGAGCTTCAATATCAACTTCAACATCACCAAG GACACGAGATTTGCTGAGCTGCTGGCTCTGGAGAGTGAAGGGGGGGTCCCAGCCCTAGTGGGCCCCAGTGCCTTCAAGATCCCCTTCCTCATTCGGCAGAAGATCATTACCAGCCTTGACCCACCCTGTAGCCGTGGTGCCGACTGGCGGACTCTGGCGCAGAAACTCCACCTGgacag cCATCTCAGCTTCTTTGCCTCCAAGCCCAGCCCCACAGCCATGATCCTCAACCTGTGGGAGGCGCGGCACTTCCCCAACGGCAACCTCAGCCAGCTGGCTGCAGCAGTAGCCGGACTGGGCCAGCCAGACGCTGGCCTCTTCACGGTGTCAGAGGCGGAGTGCTGA
- the UNC5A gene encoding netrin receptor UNC5A isoform X1 — protein sequence MAVRPGLWPALLGIVLAAWLHGTGAQQSATVANPVPGANPDLLPHFLVEPEDVYIVKNKPVLLVCKAMPATQIFFKCNGEWVRQVDHVIERSTDDSSGLPAMEVRINVSRQQVEKVFGLEEYWCQCVAWSSSGTTKSQKAYIRIAYLRKNFEQEPLAKEVSLEQGIVLPCRPPEGIPPAEVEWLRNEDLVDPSLDPNVYITREHSLVVRQARLADTANYTCVAKNIVARRRSASAAVIVYVNGGWSTWTEWSVCSASCGRGWQKRSRSCTNPAPLNGGAFCEGQNVQKTACATLCPVDGSWSPWSKWSACGLDCTHWRSRECSDPAPRNGGEECRGADLDTRNCTSDLCVHTASGPEDVALYVGLIAVAVCLLLLLLVLILVYCRKKEGLDSDVADSSILTSGFQPVSIKPSKADNPHLLTIQPDLSTTTTTCQGSLCPRQDGPSPKFQLANGHLLSPLGGGRHTLHHSSPTSEAEDFVSRLSTQNYFRSLPRGTSNMTYGTFNFLGGRLMIPNTGISLLIPPDAIPRGKIYEIYLTLHKPEDVRLPLAGCQTLLSPIVSCGPPGVLLTRPVILAMDHCGEPCPESWSLRLKKQSCEGSWEDVLHLGEEAPSHLYYCQLEAGACYVFTEQLGRFALVGEALSVAATKRLKLLLFAPVACTSLEYNIRVYCLHDTHDALKEVVQLEKQLGGQLIQEPRVLHFKDSYHNLRLSIHDVPSSLWKSKLLVSYQEIPFYHIWNGTQQYLHCTFTLERVSPSTSDLACKVWVWQVEGDGQSFNINFNITKDTRFAELLALESEGGVPALVGPSAFKIPFLIRQKIITSLDPPCSRGADWRTLAQKLHLDSHLSFFASKPSPTAMILNLWEARHFPNGNLSQLAAAVAGLGQPDAGLFTVSEAEC from the exons GTGCCCAACAGAGTGCCACGGTGGCCAACCCAGTACCCGGCGCCAACCCAGACCTGCTTCCTCACTTCCTGGTGGAGCCTGAGGATGTATACATCGTCAAGAACAAGCCGGTGCTGCTGGTGTGCAAGGCCATGCCTGCCACGCAGATCTTCTTCAAGTGCAACGGGGAGTGGGTACGCCAGGTGGACCATGTGATAGAGCGCAGCACGGACGACAGCAGTG GGCTGCCCGCCATGGAGGTCCGCATCAATGTCTCGAGGCAGCAGGTGGAAAAGGTGTTTGGGCTGGAGGAGTACTGGTGCCAGTGTGTGGCGTGGAGCTCCTCGGGCACCACCAAGAGTCAGAAGGCCTACATCCGCATTGCCT ATTTGCGCAAGAACTTCGAGCAGGAGCCGCTGGCCAAGGAGGTGTCCCTGGAGCAGGGCATCGTGCTACCCTGCCGCCCACCAGAGGGCATCCCTCCGGCTGAG GTGGAGTGGCTCCGGAACGAGGACCTGGTGGACCCGTCCCTGGACCCCAATGTGTACATCACAAGGGAGCACAGCCTGGTGGTGCGACAGGCCCGCCTGGCCGACACGGCCAACTACACCTGCGTGGCCAAGAACATCGTAGCGCGTCGCCGCAGCGCCTCGGCTGCTGTCATCGTCTACG TGAACGGTGGGTGGTCGACGTGGACCGAGTGGTCCGTCTGCAGCGCCAGCTGTGGGCGCGGCTGGCAGAAACGGAGCCGGAGCTGCACCAACCCGGCGCCTCTCAACGGGGGTGCCTTCTGTGAGGGGCAGAATGTCCAGAAAACAGCCTGCGCCACCCTGTGCCCAG TCGATGGCAGCTGGAGCCCATGGAGCAAGTGGTCAGCCTGTGGGCTCGACTGCACCCACTGGCGGAGTCGTGAGTGTTCTGACCCAGCTCCCCGCAATGGAGGCGAGGAGTGCCGGGGCGCTGACCTGGACACCCGAAATTGTACCAGTGACCTCTGCGTGCACA CTGCTTCCGGGCCCGAGGACGTGGCCCTCTACGTGGgcctaattgctgtggctgtgtgcctcctcctgctgctgctcgTCCTCATCCTTGTTTATTGCCGCAAGAAGGAAGGGCTAGACTCAGATGTGGCTGACTCGTCCATACTCACCTCAGGCTTCCAGCCTGTCAGCATCAAGCCCAGCAAAGCAG ACAATCCCCACCTGCTCACCATCCAGCCAGAcctcagcaccaccaccaccacctgccaGGGCAGTCTGTGTCCCCGGCAGGACGGGCCAAGCCCCAAGTTCCAGCTCGCCAATGGGCACCTGCTCAGCCCGCTGGGTGGTGGGCGCCACACGCTGCACCACAGCTCACCCACCTCTGAGGCCGAGGACTTCGTCTCCCGCCTCTCTACCCAGAACTACTTCCGCTCCCTGCCCCGCGGCACCAGCAACATGACCTACGGGACCTTCAACTTCCTCGGGGGACGGCTGATGATCCCTAATACAG GGATCAGCCTCCTCATCCCCCCAGATGCCATACCCCGAGGAAAGATCTACGAGATCTACCTCACGCTGCACAAGCCGGAGGACGTGAG GTTGCCCCTAGCTGGCTGCCAGACCCTGCTGAGTCCCATCGTTAGCTGCGGGCCCCCTGGAGTCCTGCTCACCCGGCCCGTCATCCTCGCCATGGACCACTGTGGGGAGCCCTGCCCGGAGAGCTGGAGCCTGCGCCTCAAAAAGCAGTCCTGTGAGGGCAGCTGGGAG GATGTGCTGCACCTGGGTGAGGAGGCACCCTCCCACCTCTACTACTGCCAGCTGGAGGCCGGCGCCTGCTATGTCTTCACTGAGCAGCTGGGCCGCTTTGCCCTGGTGGGAGAGGCCCTCAGCGTGGCCGCGACCAAGCGCCTCAAGCTGCTCCTGTTTGCCCCCGTGGCCTGCACCTCCCTTGAATACAACATCCGAGTCTACTGCCTACATGATACCCATGACGCACTCAAG GAGGTGGTACAGCTGGAGAAGCAGCTGGGAGGACAGCTGATCCAGGAACCTCGAGTCCTTCACTTCAAGGACAGTTACCACAACCTGCGCTTGTCCATCCACGATGTGCCCAGCTCCCTGTGGAAGAGCAAGCTCCTGGTCAGCTACCAG GAGATCCCCTTCTATCACATCTGGAATGGCACGCAGCAGTACCTGCACTGCACCTTCACCTTGGAGCGCGTCAGCCCCAGCACCAGTGACCTGGCCTGCAAGGTGTGGGTGTGGCAGGTGGAAGGCGATGGGCAGAGCTTCAATATCAACTTCAACATCACCAAG GACACGAGATTTGCTGAGCTGCTGGCTCTGGAGAGTGAAGGGGGGGTCCCAGCCCTAGTGGGCCCCAGTGCCTTCAAGATCCCCTTCCTCATTCGGCAGAAGATCATTACCAGCCTTGACCCACCCTGTAGCCGTGGTGCCGACTGGCGGACTCTGGCGCAGAAACTCCACCTGgacag cCATCTCAGCTTCTTTGCCTCCAAGCCCAGCCCCACAGCCATGATCCTCAACCTGTGGGAGGCGCGGCACTTCCCCAACGGCAACCTCAGCCAGCTGGCTGCAGCAGTAGCCGGACTGGGCCAGCCAGACGCTGGCCTCTTCACGGTGTCAGAGGCGGAGTGCTGA
- the HK3 gene encoding hexokinase-3, translated as MDSIGAVGLQQREGFPSCSQKGLPCPSDSSELVLECLQQFKVTQTQLQQIQTSLLGSMEQALGGQASSASTVRMLPTYVGSTPHGTEQGDFLVLELGATGASLRVLWVTLMGTEGHRMEPRSQEFVIPPEVMLGPGQQLFDFAAHCLSEFLDAFPVSTQDLQLGFSFSFPCHQTGLDRSTLISWTKGFRCSGVEGHDVVQLLRDAIKRQGAYSIDVVAVVNDTVGTMMGCEPGVGPCEVGLVVDTGTNACYMEEARHVAVLDEDRGRVCVSVEWGSFGDDEALGPVLTTFDHALDQESLNPGAQRFEKMIGGLYLGELVRLVLAHLAQQGALFGGCTSPALLSRGSILLEHVTEMEDPLAGAARVHAILQDLGLSVGTSDAELVRYVCTAVFTRAARLCAAALAAVLSRLQHSREQQMLQIAVATGGRVFERHPSFLSILQETVMLLVPECDVSFIPSVDGGGRGVAMVTAVAARLAAHRRLLEETLAPFRLNREQLAAVQAQMQEAMAKGLRGEASSLRMLPTYVRATPDGSERGDFLALDLGGTNFRVLLVRVTAGGVQITSQVYSIPECVAQGSGQQLFDHIVDCIVDFQQKQGLSGQSLPLGFTFSFPCRQLGLDQGILLNWTKGFNASDCEGQDVVCLLREAIGRKQAVKLNVVAIVNDTVGTMMSCGYEDPRCEVGLIVGTGTNACYMEELRNVASVAGDSGHMCINMEWGAFGDDGSLGLLRTCFDANVDQASINPGKQSFEKMISGMYLGEIVRHILLHLTSLGVLFRGQQTQRLQTRDIFKTKFLSEIESDSLALRQVRAILEDLGLPLTSDDALMVLEVCQAVSQRAAQLCGAGVAAVVEKIRENRGLEELTVSVGVDGTLYKLHPHFSGLVAATVRELAPRCAVTFLQSEDGSGKGAALVTAVACRLAQMDHV; from the exons TTCCTAGCTGCTCCCAGAAGGGCTTGCCTTGCCCCTCAGACAGCTCTGAGCTG GTGCTGGAATGCCTACAGCAATTCAAGGTAACACAGACACAGCTGCAGCAGATCCAAACCAGCCTCCTGGGCTCCATGGAGCAGGCACTAGGCGGGCAGGCCAGCTCTGCTTCCACTGTCCGGATGCTGCCCACATATGTGGGGTCCACCCCACATGGCACTG AGCAAGGAGATTTTTTGGTGCTGGAGCTGGGGGCCACAGGGGCCTCACTGCGTGTTCTGTGGGTGACCCTGATGGGCACTGAAGGACACAGGATGGAGCCCCGGAGCCAGGAGTTTGTGATCCCCCCAGAGGTGATGCTGGGTCCTGGTCAGCAG CTCTTTGACTTTGCTGCCCACTGCCTGTCTGAGTTCCTGGATGCATTCCCTGTGAGCACTCAGGATCTGCAGCTTGGGTTCAGCTTCTCCTTCCCTTGTCACCAGACAGGACTGGACAGG agcaccctcatTTCCTGGACCAAAGGTTTTAGGTGCAGTGGTGTGGAAGGCCACGACGTGGTCCAGTTACTACGAGATGCCATCAAGAGGCAGGGG GCCTACAGCATCGATGTGGTTGCCGTGGTGAATGACACAGTGGGCACCATGATGGGCTGCGAGCCAGGGGTTGGGCCTTGTGAGGTCGGGCTTGTTGTAG ACACTGGCACCAATGCATGTTACATGGAGGAGGCAAGGCATGTGGCGGTGCTGGATGAGGACCGGGGCCGTGTCTGCGTCAGCGTTGAGTGGGGCTCCTTCGGCGATGATGAAGCCCTGGGACCAGTGCTGACCACATTTGACCATGCCTTGGACCAAGAGTCCCTGAATCCTGGTGCCCAGAG GTTTGAGAAGATGATTGGGGGCTTGTACCTGGGTGAACTGGTGAGGCTTGTGTTGGCTCACCTGGCCCAGCAAGGAGCCCTCTTTGGCGGCTgcacctcccctgccctgctgaGCCGAGGCAGCATTCTCCTAGAGCATGTGACTGAGATGGAGGA CCCCTTGGCCGGGGCAGCCCGTGTGCATGCTATCCTGCAGGACTTGGGCCTGAGTGTGGGAACCTCGGATGCTGAGCTTGTGCGGTACGTGTGCACAGCCGTGTTTACTCGGGCTgcccggctctgtgctgctgcCCTGGCTGCTGTTCTCTCCCGCCTCCAACACAGCCGGGAGCAGCAGATGCTTCAGATCGCTGTGGCCACCGGAGGCCGAGTGTTTGAGCGACATCCCAG TTTCCTCAGCATCCTGCAGGAGACCGTGATGCTCCTGGTCCCTGAATGTGACGTCTCCTTCATTCCCTCTGTGGACGGGGGCGGCCGGGGAGTGGCAATGGTGACTGCTGTGGCTGCCCGCCTGGCTGCTCACCGACGCCTGCTGGAAGAGACCCTGGCACCATTCCGGTTGAACCGTGAACAGCTGGCAGCAGTGCAGGCACAGATGCAGGAGGCCATGGCCAAGGGGCTCCGAGGGGAGGCCTCATCCCTCCGAATGCTGCCCACTTATGTACGGGCCACGCCTGATGGCAGTG AGCGTGGGGACTTCCTGGCCCTGGACCTTGGGGGCACCAACTTCCGGGTCCTCCTGGTACGTGTAACTGCAGGAGGTGTGCAGATCACCAGCCAGGTCTACTCCATCCCAGAGTGTGTGGCCCAGGGCTCTGGACAGCAG CTCTTCGACCACATTGTGGACTGCATTGTGGACTTCCAGCAGAAGCAAGGCCTGAGTGGGCAGAGCCTCCCCCTGGGTTTCACCTTCTCCTTCCCATGCAGGCAGCTTGGCCTGGAtcag GGCATCCTCCTAAACTGGACAAAGGGTTTCAATGCATCAGACTGTGAGGGCCAAGATGTTGTGTGTCTGCTGCGGGAAGCCATTGGGCGAAAACAG GCAGTGAAGCTGAATGTGGTTGCCATTGTCAATGACACGGTGGGGACCATGATGTCCTGTGGCTATGAGGATCCCCGTTGTGAGGTTGGCCTCATCGTTG GAACTGGCACTAATGCCTGCTACATGGAGGAACTTCGGAATGTGGCAAGTGTGGCTGGGGATTCAGGCCACATGTGCATCAATATGGAGTGGGGAGCCTTTGGGGATGATGGCTCTCTGGGCTTGCTCAGAACCTGCTTTGATGCAAATGTGGACCAGGCATCCATCAACCCTGGCAAGCAGAG TTTTGAGAAGATGATCAGTGGCATGTACCTTGGGGAGATCGTCCGCCACATTCTCTTGCATTTGACCAGCCTTGGAGTTCTCTTCCGGGGCCAGCAGACCCAGCGCCTTCAGACCAGGGACATCTTCAAGACCAAGTTTCTCTCTGAGATTGAAAG tgACAGCCTGGCTCTGAGGCAGGTCCGAGCCATCCTGGAGGATCTGGGACTGCCCCTGACCTCAGATGATGCCCTGATGGTTCTGGAGGTGTGCCAGGCTGTGTCTCAGCGGGCTGCCCAGCTCTGTGGGGCGGGTGTGGCTGCTGTGGTGGAGAAGATCCGTGAGAACCGGGGCCTAGAAGAGTTGACTGTATCCGTGGGGGTGGATGGGACCCTCTACAAGCTGCACCCCCA CTTCTCCGGCCTGGTGGCGGCCACAGTCAGGGAGCTAGCCCCTCGCTGTGCGGTCACCTTCCTGCAGTCAGAAGATGGGTCTGGCAAAGGTGCAGCCCTGGTCACTGCGGTTGCCTGTCGCCTTGCCCAGATGGACCATGTTTGA
- the UNC5A gene encoding netrin receptor UNC5A isoform X3 — MAVRPGLWPALLGIVLAAWLHGTGAQQSATVANPVPGANPDLLPHFLVEPEDVYIVKNKPVLLVCKAMPATQIFFKCNGEWVRQVDHVIERSTDDSSGLPAMEVRINVSRQQVEKVFGLEEYWCQCVAWSSSGTTKSQKAYIRIAYLRKNFEQEPLAKEVSLEQGIVLPCRPPEGIPPAEVEWLRNEDLVDPSLDPNVYITREHSLVVRQARLADTANYTCVAKNIVARRRSASAAVIVYVDGSWSPWSKWSACGLDCTHWRSRECSDPAPRNGGEECRGADLDTRNCTSDLCVHTASGPEDVALYVGLIAVAVCLLLLLLVLILVYCRKKEGLDSDVADSSILTSGFQPVSIKPSKADNPHLLTIQPDLSTTTTTCQGSLCPRQDGPSPKFQLANGHLLSPLGGGRHTLHHSSPTSEAEDFVSRLSTQNYFRSLPRGTSNMTYGTFNFLGGRLMIPNTGISLLIPPDAIPRGKIYEIYLTLHKPEDVRLPLAGCQTLLSPIVSCGPPGVLLTRPVILAMDHCGEPCPESWSLRLKKQSCEGSWEDVLHLGEEAPSHLYYCQLEAGACYVFTEQLGRFALVGEALSVAATKRLKLLLFAPVACTSLEYNIRVYCLHDTHDALKEVVQLEKQLGGQLIQEPRVLHFKDSYHNLRLSIHDVPSSLWKSKLLVSYQEIPFYHIWNGTQQYLHCTFTLERVSPSTSDLACKVWVWQVEGDGQSFNINFNITKDTRFAELLALESEGGVPALVGPSAFKIPFLIRQKIITSLDPPCSRGADWRTLAQKLHLDSHLSFFASKPSPTAMILNLWEARHFPNGNLSQLAAAVAGLGQPDAGLFTVSEAEC; from the exons GTGCCCAACAGAGTGCCACGGTGGCCAACCCAGTACCCGGCGCCAACCCAGACCTGCTTCCTCACTTCCTGGTGGAGCCTGAGGATGTATACATCGTCAAGAACAAGCCGGTGCTGCTGGTGTGCAAGGCCATGCCTGCCACGCAGATCTTCTTCAAGTGCAACGGGGAGTGGGTACGCCAGGTGGACCATGTGATAGAGCGCAGCACGGACGACAGCAGTG GGCTGCCCGCCATGGAGGTCCGCATCAATGTCTCGAGGCAGCAGGTGGAAAAGGTGTTTGGGCTGGAGGAGTACTGGTGCCAGTGTGTGGCGTGGAGCTCCTCGGGCACCACCAAGAGTCAGAAGGCCTACATCCGCATTGCCT ATTTGCGCAAGAACTTCGAGCAGGAGCCGCTGGCCAAGGAGGTGTCCCTGGAGCAGGGCATCGTGCTACCCTGCCGCCCACCAGAGGGCATCCCTCCGGCTGAG GTGGAGTGGCTCCGGAACGAGGACCTGGTGGACCCGTCCCTGGACCCCAATGTGTACATCACAAGGGAGCACAGCCTGGTGGTGCGACAGGCCCGCCTGGCCGACACGGCCAACTACACCTGCGTGGCCAAGAACATCGTAGCGCGTCGCCGCAGCGCCTCGGCTGCTGTCATCGTCTACG TCGATGGCAGCTGGAGCCCATGGAGCAAGTGGTCAGCCTGTGGGCTCGACTGCACCCACTGGCGGAGTCGTGAGTGTTCTGACCCAGCTCCCCGCAATGGAGGCGAGGAGTGCCGGGGCGCTGACCTGGACACCCGAAATTGTACCAGTGACCTCTGCGTGCACA CTGCTTCCGGGCCCGAGGACGTGGCCCTCTACGTGGgcctaattgctgtggctgtgtgcctcctcctgctgctgctcgTCCTCATCCTTGTTTATTGCCGCAAGAAGGAAGGGCTAGACTCAGATGTGGCTGACTCGTCCATACTCACCTCAGGCTTCCAGCCTGTCAGCATCAAGCCCAGCAAAGCAG ACAATCCCCACCTGCTCACCATCCAGCCAGAcctcagcaccaccaccaccacctgccaGGGCAGTCTGTGTCCCCGGCAGGACGGGCCAAGCCCCAAGTTCCAGCTCGCCAATGGGCACCTGCTCAGCCCGCTGGGTGGTGGGCGCCACACGCTGCACCACAGCTCACCCACCTCTGAGGCCGAGGACTTCGTCTCCCGCCTCTCTACCCAGAACTACTTCCGCTCCCTGCCCCGCGGCACCAGCAACATGACCTACGGGACCTTCAACTTCCTCGGGGGACGGCTGATGATCCCTAATACAG GGATCAGCCTCCTCATCCCCCCAGATGCCATACCCCGAGGAAAGATCTACGAGATCTACCTCACGCTGCACAAGCCGGAGGACGTGAG GTTGCCCCTAGCTGGCTGCCAGACCCTGCTGAGTCCCATCGTTAGCTGCGGGCCCCCTGGAGTCCTGCTCACCCGGCCCGTCATCCTCGCCATGGACCACTGTGGGGAGCCCTGCCCGGAGAGCTGGAGCCTGCGCCTCAAAAAGCAGTCCTGTGAGGGCAGCTGGGAG GATGTGCTGCACCTGGGTGAGGAGGCACCCTCCCACCTCTACTACTGCCAGCTGGAGGCCGGCGCCTGCTATGTCTTCACTGAGCAGCTGGGCCGCTTTGCCCTGGTGGGAGAGGCCCTCAGCGTGGCCGCGACCAAGCGCCTCAAGCTGCTCCTGTTTGCCCCCGTGGCCTGCACCTCCCTTGAATACAACATCCGAGTCTACTGCCTACATGATACCCATGACGCACTCAAG GAGGTGGTACAGCTGGAGAAGCAGCTGGGAGGACAGCTGATCCAGGAACCTCGAGTCCTTCACTTCAAGGACAGTTACCACAACCTGCGCTTGTCCATCCACGATGTGCCCAGCTCCCTGTGGAAGAGCAAGCTCCTGGTCAGCTACCAG GAGATCCCCTTCTATCACATCTGGAATGGCACGCAGCAGTACCTGCACTGCACCTTCACCTTGGAGCGCGTCAGCCCCAGCACCAGTGACCTGGCCTGCAAGGTGTGGGTGTGGCAGGTGGAAGGCGATGGGCAGAGCTTCAATATCAACTTCAACATCACCAAG GACACGAGATTTGCTGAGCTGCTGGCTCTGGAGAGTGAAGGGGGGGTCCCAGCCCTAGTGGGCCCCAGTGCCTTCAAGATCCCCTTCCTCATTCGGCAGAAGATCATTACCAGCCTTGACCCACCCTGTAGCCGTGGTGCCGACTGGCGGACTCTGGCGCAGAAACTCCACCTGgacag cCATCTCAGCTTCTTTGCCTCCAAGCCCAGCCCCACAGCCATGATCCTCAACCTGTGGGAGGCGCGGCACTTCCCCAACGGCAACCTCAGCCAGCTGGCTGCAGCAGTAGCCGGACTGGGCCAGCCAGACGCTGGCCTCTTCACGGTGTCAGAGGCGGAGTGCTGA